The following are encoded together in the Vigna angularis cultivar LongXiaoDou No.4 chromosome 9, ASM1680809v1, whole genome shotgun sequence genome:
- the LOC128193993 gene encoding uncharacterized protein LOC128193993 produces the protein MSTYFNFVNSAYSADTSNYESPFVWCSDYNSANFCNENNIAHPLVRGVHDDVAQSLLNFESKLDGKIDSLAKLVTQLTTNRRSASPSASIARLCAICLSSNHYTDACPSLQHLVASDAPQAYSTNIYNRQQKQQQQQQMQFYDASFQITPQPSTSEPTLKELMEQMTMQSIQFEQIQQETQASMKNLSDQVRQMATLAPEETADEYFEDHAEISSNFKPEKILEIF, from the coding sequence atgtctacctattttaattttgtgaacaGTGCTTATTCTGCCGATACCTCTAATTATGAATCTCCTTTTGTATGGTGCTCTGATTATAATTCTGCTAATTTCTGTAATGAGAACAATATTGCGCATCCTCTGGTGAGGGGCGTACATGATGATGTTGCCCAgtctttattaaattttgaaagcaAGTTGGACGGCAAGATCGACTCTCTTGCGAAGTTGGTGACACAGTTGACTACCAACCGGAGATCTGCATCTCCATCTGCATCTATTGCACGACTATGTGCTATTTGTCTTTCCAGTAACCACTATACAGATGCATGTCCTTCTTTGCAGCACCTTGTTGCCTCTGATGCGCCTCAGGCTTATTCTACGAACATCTACAACAGGCAACAAAAACAGCAGCAACAACAGCAGATGCAATTTTATGACGCTTCCTTTCAAATAACTCCTCAGCCTTCAacttctgagcctacattgaaggagttaatggagcagatgaccatgcagagcATTCAGTTCGAGCAAatccagcaggaaactcaagcttCCATGAAGAATCTAAGTGATCAGGTcaggcagatggccactcttgcACCAGAGGAGACTGCTGATGAATATTTTGAGGACCACGCAGAAATAAGCAGCAATTTCAAACCAG